One part of the Arabidopsis thaliana chromosome 4, partial sequence genome encodes these proteins:
- the MAPKKK16 gene encoding mitogen-activated protein kinase kinase kinase 16 (mitogen-activated protein kinase kinase kinase 16 (MAPKKK16); FUNCTIONS IN: protein serine/threonine kinase activity, protein kinase activity, kinase activity, ATP binding; INVOLVED IN: protein amino acid phosphorylation; EXPRESSED IN: root, carpel; EXPRESSED DURING: 4 anthesis; CONTAINS InterPro DOMAIN/s: Protein kinase, ATP binding site (InterPro:IPR017441), Serine/threonine-protein kinase domain (InterPro:IPR002290), Serine/threonine-protein kinase-like domain (InterPro:IPR017442), Protein kinase-like domain (InterPro:IPR011009), Serine/threonine-protein kinase, active site (InterPro:IPR008271), Protein kinase, catalytic domain (InterPro:IPR000719), Tyrosine-protein kinase, catalytic domain (InterPro:IPR020635); BEST Arabidopsis thaliana protein match is: mitogen-activated protein kinase kinase kinase 15 (TAIR:AT5G55090.1); Has 30201 Blast hits to 17322 proteins in 780 species: Archae - 12; Bacteria - 1396; Metazoa - 17338; Fungi - 3422; Plants - 5037; Viruses - 0; Other Eukaryotes - 2996 (source: NCBI BLink).) — MEINWTRGPIIGRGSTATVSIAISSSGELFAVKSADLSSSSLLQKEQSILSTLSSPHMVKYIGTGLTRESNGLVYNILMEYVSGGNLHDLIKNSGGKLPEPEIRSYTRQILNGLVYLHERGIVHCDLKSHNVLVEENGVLKIADMGCAKSVDKSEFSGTPAFMAPEVARGEEQRFPADVWALGCTMIEMMTGSSPWPELNDVVAAMYKIGFSGESPAIPAWISDKAKDFLKNCLKEDQKQRWTVEELLKHPFLDDDEESQTSDCLKNKTSSPSTVLDQRFWDSCESSKSHLVSIDHEDPFAEYSESLDSPADRIEKLAGDEFSSLLDWDTEDDGGWIQVRGEKHKETEKRDGDEDVICVEATSSSQTIEEVEDWISNQDSLFSEYSSDDIINNFYSNVAIQGNLIAFHYCTDEDENVSIKNMFRTNNKHLFFKLQAHVKFTNQV, encoded by the coding sequence ATGGAGATTAATTGGACAAGAGGACCAATCATCGGTCGAGGCTCTACCGCCACTGTCTCTATAGCAATCTCAAGCTCCGGTGAGCTCTTCGCCGTCAAATCTGCCGACTTATCTTCTTCGTCCTTGTTGCAGAAAGAGCAATCAATCTTGTCTACATTGAGCTCTCCTCACATGGTCAAATACATAGGCACTGGTTTAACGCGCGAGAGCAACGGATTGGTGTACAATATACTGATGGAATACGTTTCTGGTGGAAATCTTCACgatttaatcaaaaattccGGCGGTAAGTTGCCGGAGCCGGAGATAAGATCATACACTCGTCAGATTCTTAACGGTTTGGTGTATCTTCACGAGAGAGGGATTGTTCACTGCGACTTGAAGAGCCATAACGTTCTGGTTGAGGAAAATGGCGTTTTGAAAATCGCCGACATGGGTTGTGCTAAATCGGTTGACAAGTCGGAATTTTCCGGTACACCGGCGTTTATGGCCCCAGAAGTTGCTCGTGGTGAAGAACAGAGGTTTCCGGCTGATGTGTGGGCTTTGGGATGTACGATGATCGAGATGATGACTGGATCAAGCCCTTGGCCGGAGttaaacgacgtcgttgcTGCAATGTATAAGATTGGATTTTCAGGCGAGTCGCCGGCGATTCCCGCGTGGATATCGGATAAAGCTAAAGACTTTCTGAAGAATTGTTTAAAGGaagatcaaaaacagagatggACTGTGGAAGAATTACTTAAACATCCATTTCTTGATGACGACGAAGAATCTCAGACAAGTGATTGTTTGAAGAACAAGACTTCTTCTCCAAGCACTGTGTTGGATCAACGATTTTGGGATTCATGCGAAAGCTCCAAAAGTCACTTAGTTTCGATTGATCATGAAGACCCTTTTGCTGAATACTCGGAATCTTTGGATTCACCGGCTGATCGGATCGAGAAACTCGCCGGAGATGAGTTTTCAAGCTTACTTGATTGGGATACGGAAGACGATGGCGGATGGATTCAAGTGAGAGGCGAGAAACATAAAGAAACCGAGAAACGCGACGGCGACGAAGACGTGATTTGCGTTGAAGCAACGTCATCGTCGCAAACgattgaagaagttgaagattgGATTTCGAATCAAGACAGCTTGTTCTCGGAATATTCCTCTGACGACATCATTAATAATTTCTACTCTAATGTTGCTATTCAAGGAAATTTAATTGCATTTCATTATTGTactgatgaagatgaaaatgtaTCCATAAAGAATATGTTTCGTACTAATAacaaacatttgtttttcaaattgcAAGCTCATGTTAAATTCACTAACCAAGTCTGA